A single window of Phycisphaerae bacterium DNA harbors:
- a CDS encoding HDOD domain-containing protein: MPGKIADPTVAHQVELVIHRLNSLSALPCIAARFLSHLSQARLSDLAETVESDPALAAAILSLMNKKGLNSPGEGFSVRRAIDKLPAHAVRQALLSVRVYPAFSRDERRVSFREQLVEHCLAVACCAEDIAAILSPQMDLQLAYSAGLLHDIGKLALDEAMPRSFAAIVEQAQSQQACSRTLEQKHLGLDHTILGKRLAAKWRLPNQIMLAIWLHHSDVNLISQSMPEAKIAQVVQLADLIARQCGIGLSGSFDTPDSVDKIAQLLAITPDQLEQIRSPLADKIAEKVEALGLDSPVTADEYCSALHAAADQLAQKQSELALENSFLQTALNHFEFTKEFLLSLDSNDSPVDVAENFAVRWQKFYQAGSVCLYLVPPDNPQYLKAVVVESPSRTKVVLLKAPTDASAIPQAISNSFAILNAADYTGWLFEQLNVEFDLGHTKLLPLLAGNKAVGAIVFELHYPVETEQFEEKFKTTASIAGAVLGLAFASASWQRFAEQFAQSLAGPPADIQTPSRLTAGNTDVLDALAEMAAGAAHELNNPLSVVSGRAQMLAAGETDPQKKQILEQIRKNAGQITAIIDDLFVFASPPAPHQTWTSHRQILDEAIQLASRKTGVERIDARIEVVGDIKNIFADSAQVASAIANVICNSIQSYADSYGPVKISASADPSGGFVKLTIVDFGCGMDEQTLQKAMFPFFSNLPAGRKRGMGLAHAARLIQLNGGSLSITSSPGSGTTVTILLPCKL; the protein is encoded by the coding sequence ATGCCGGGGAAAATCGCTGACCCAACAGTTGCTCATCAGGTTGAATTAGTCATTCATCGCCTCAATTCCCTTTCGGCCTTGCCTTGCATTGCGGCACGATTTCTTTCGCATCTCTCACAGGCCCGGCTCTCGGACTTGGCTGAAACAGTCGAATCAGACCCGGCTCTTGCTGCCGCCATTCTTTCACTTATGAACAAAAAGGGTTTAAACAGTCCCGGCGAGGGCTTCTCAGTTCGCCGGGCGATTGACAAACTGCCTGCCCACGCCGTTCGTCAGGCCCTTCTGTCTGTCAGGGTTTATCCGGCTTTCAGCAGGGATGAACGCAGGGTATCGTTCAGAGAACAGCTTGTGGAACATTGCCTTGCCGTCGCCTGTTGTGCTGAAGATATCGCCGCGATTTTGTCCCCTCAAATGGATTTGCAGTTGGCGTATTCGGCCGGCCTGCTGCACGATATCGGAAAGCTCGCCCTTGATGAGGCAATGCCGAGAAGTTTTGCCGCCATCGTCGAACAGGCGCAATCGCAGCAGGCCTGCTCACGAACGCTTGAGCAAAAACATCTCGGCCTCGACCATACAATCCTCGGCAAACGACTCGCTGCAAAGTGGCGCCTGCCCAATCAGATTATGCTCGCAATTTGGCTCCACCACAGCGACGTTAATCTAATCTCTCAAAGTATGCCCGAAGCGAAAATCGCACAGGTGGTTCAGTTGGCCGATTTAATCGCCCGGCAGTGTGGCATCGGCCTGTCGGGAAGTTTCGACACGCCTGATTCAGTGGACAAAATAGCGCAGCTTCTGGCGATAACCCCCGACCAGTTAGAGCAAATCCGTAGTCCTCTCGCGGATAAGATCGCAGAAAAAGTAGAGGCTTTGGGTCTGGATTCGCCGGTTACCGCCGATGAATATTGCAGCGCCCTTCACGCTGCCGCCGACCAGCTGGCGCAGAAGCAGTCGGAATTGGCGCTCGAAAACAGTTTCCTGCAGACCGCGTTAAACCATTTCGAGTTTACAAAAGAGTTTCTGCTGAGCCTGGATTCGAATGATAGTCCGGTTGACGTAGCGGAAAATTTCGCCGTCCGCTGGCAGAAGTTTTACCAGGCTGGTTCGGTTTGCTTATATTTAGTCCCGCCGGATAATCCTCAGTACCTCAAAGCCGTTGTTGTGGAAAGTCCGTCGCGGACAAAGGTCGTCTTGCTGAAAGCCCCAACTGATGCATCGGCGATACCGCAGGCAATTTCAAATAGCTTCGCAATTCTTAACGCTGCCGATTACACCGGCTGGCTGTTTGAGCAATTGAATGTCGAGTTCGACCTGGGCCATACGAAATTACTCCCTCTGCTCGCCGGCAATAAAGCAGTTGGAGCGATTGTCTTCGAGCTTCACTATCCCGTGGAAACGGAGCAGTTCGAGGAAAAGTTTAAGACTACCGCCTCCATCGCAGGGGCTGTGTTAGGCTTGGCTTTTGCCTCCGCAAGCTGGCAGCGGTTTGCTGAGCAGTTTGCGCAGTCACTCGCCGGCCCGCCCGCCGACATACAGACGCCGTCTCGCTTGACTGCGGGTAACACGGATGTTCTGGATGCCTTGGCTGAAATGGCCGCCGGCGCTGCCCACGAATTGAATAATCCGCTCTCGGTCGTATCAGGCAGGGCACAGATGCTCGCTGCCGGCGAGACCGACCCCCAGAAAAAACAAATACTCGAACAAATCCGGAAAAACGCTGGCCAAATTACCGCGATTATCGATGACCTGTTTGTCTTTGCCAGCCCGCCGGCGCCTCACCAGACCTGGACGTCTCACAGGCAGATACTTGATGAAGCCATACAGTTGGCATCGCGCAAAACTGGTGTGGAGCGCATCGATGCGAGGATTGAAGTTGTTGGGGACATCAAAAACATTTTCGCCGATTCCGCTCAGGTTGCATCGGCTATCGCGAATGTCATCTGTAATTCTATCCAGTCTTACGCCGATAGTTACGGCCCTGTAAAAATCTCTGCCTCTGCAGACCCCTCCGGCGGCTTTGTAAAATTGACAATCGTTGATTTCGGCTGCGGAATGGATGAGCAGACGCTTCAAAAGGCGATGTTCCCCTTTTTCTCTAATCTACCTGCCGGCCGAAAGCGGGGGATGGGCCTTGCTCACGCTGCCAGGCTCATCCAGTTAAACGGAGGCTCCCTTTCCATAACAAGCAGCCCCGGCAGCGGTACCACCGTAACAATTCTCCTGCCCTGCAAATTATAA
- a CDS encoding response regulator, producing the protein MKELFTTGDVADICRISQQTVIRCFDAGKIEGFRVPGSRFRRIPRQSLIKFMKGNDIPLDNLESGKKKILIVDDDAEIIELIVDVLIRDGRFETKTASSGYEAGISTQLFRPDLILLDYMLPDINGNVVCQTIKKNPDFEDIKIIIVSGVVKRDEIDQLLKSGAEDFIKKPFNIDELTGKIAAALQLKSQ; encoded by the coding sequence ATGAAGGAGTTGTTTACAACCGGCGATGTTGCCGATATTTGCAGAATAAGTCAGCAGACAGTCATCAGATGTTTTGATGCTGGCAAGATAGAGGGTTTTCGCGTTCCAGGCTCAAGATTCCGCAGGATTCCGCGTCAGAGTCTCATCAAATTTATGAAGGGAAACGATATCCCCCTCGATAATCTCGAGTCCGGCAAAAAGAAAATTCTTATCGTTGATGATGATGCTGAAATAATTGAGCTTATAGTCGATGTTCTCATTCGGGACGGCAGGTTCGAAACCAAAACCGCATCCAGCGGCTACGAAGCGGGAATATCCACCCAGTTGTTCCGCCCCGACCTGATACTGCTCGATTATATGTTGCCGGATATCAACGGCAACGTTGTCTGCCAGACGATAAAAAAGAATCCTGATTTCGAGGACATCAAAATTATTATCGTAAGCGGCGTTGTAAAACGGGATGAAATCGACCAGTTATTGAAATCAGGCGCCGAGGATTTCATAAAAAAACCGTTTAATATAGATGAGCTTACCGGTAAAATCGCGGCTGCTCTGCAGTTGAAAAGCCAATAG
- the queA gene encoding tRNA preQ1(34) S-adenosylmethionine ribosyltransferase-isomerase QueA: MKTDKLDYYLPAELIAQQPADVRSESKLLVLQRCSGELTDSVFSKIGDFLISGDCLVLNDTRVLPARFFGQRGSGGKLEALFLAERGGVWEVMLKGAGKVKQGETICLKDKMENNFCEAEILDKGSEGKCLLKIKADANAEAILEKIGFPPLPPYIKRGRDREQAAIDNLRYQTVYARHNGAIAAPTAGLHFTDELIEQLKQAGIRFAYITLHVGEGTFKPVTTDNLEEHKIHQEQFSIDEENAQLINAVKEKGGRIIAVGTTSVRVLETIGGGSKIKAAASATSLFIKPGYTFKAVDAMITNFHLPKSTLIALAAAFSGLENILTAYQHAVEQRYRFYSYGDAMLII; this comes from the coding sequence ATGAAAACGGATAAGCTGGATTATTACCTGCCCGCCGAATTAATCGCCCAACAGCCGGCGGATGTTCGAAGCGAGTCGAAACTGCTGGTTTTACAACGCTGCAGCGGCGAGCTTACAGACAGCGTTTTCAGCAAAATCGGTGATTTTTTAATAAGCGGCGACTGTCTTGTGCTCAACGATACAAGGGTCTTGCCTGCCCGGTTTTTCGGCCAGCGCGGCAGCGGGGGCAAACTCGAAGCACTATTTTTAGCTGAGCGCGGCGGCGTGTGGGAAGTTATGCTAAAAGGTGCCGGCAAAGTCAAACAAGGCGAAACTATTTGTCTAAAAGACAAAATGGAAAACAATTTTTGCGAAGCAGAAATACTCGATAAAGGAAGCGAAGGCAAATGCCTGCTGAAGATAAAGGCAGACGCAAATGCCGAGGCTATCCTTGAAAAAATTGGTTTTCCGCCGCTGCCGCCATATATCAAACGTGGCAGAGACCGAGAGCAGGCAGCGATAGATAATCTTCGGTACCAAACGGTTTACGCACGGCATAACGGCGCCATCGCGGCGCCGACAGCCGGGCTGCATTTTACAGATGAGCTAATCGAGCAATTGAAACAGGCCGGCATCCGCTTCGCGTATATAACGCTGCACGTCGGCGAAGGAACGTTCAAGCCGGTCACCACAGACAACCTTGAAGAGCATAAAATACATCAGGAGCAATTCAGCATCGACGAAGAAAATGCGCAACTAATAAATGCCGTGAAAGAAAAAGGCGGAAGGATAATCGCGGTGGGCACGACTTCTGTGCGAGTTCTGGAAACAATTGGAGGCGGGTCAAAAATCAAGGCCGCCGCAAGCGCAACGAGCTTGTTTATCAAGCCCGGTTATACATTCAAAGCAGTCGATGCGATGATAACGAATTTTCATCTGCCAAAATCGACGCTTATTGCGCTTGCGGCGGCCTTTTCAGGTCTGGAAAATATACTAACCGCGTATCAGCATGCCGTTGAGCAACGATACCGTTTCTACTCCTACGGCGACGCAATGCTGATAATTTAA
- a CDS encoding xylose isomerase, whose amino-acid sequence MAGKSLHSICRWTFNPGKGGFVPGDMRPEWGGEFGTPEMIKLVADKIRPNIPDNIELGIEMHYDSEVNDKNAAAVADALVDNKLYLAMITPGAHSHFAYGGIASLDPSERKAAEELGTKTVDLAYGTLKKAWHPDIKKAPAFVIWNGSFGYDIATVGIRQMYQNLKESVAGLCKYEQKKGGNLHIGFEPKPNEGHPAMLIPTVASAIAFWRKIEKEFGVSVEKKGVNKEFGHSEMIGLDHVYDTVEELDNGMMVHMHLNSQGYNDGIILGGPGKYDIDNGARINGFNIAIAGLLQQAGFNRWMGHDMQTRAYDNTKQGIDRVIRSLLSWEACEKAAKELDTKALMAALAQRETAKAEDMMRGAVVNAQKHFDNMYK is encoded by the coding sequence ATGGCAGGTAAATCTTTACACAGTATTTGCAGATGGACGTTTAATCCGGGCAAAGGCGGTTTTGTTCCCGGCGATATGAGACCTGAATGGGGCGGCGAGTTCGGCACACCGGAAATGATTAAGCTGGTGGCTGACAAAATTCGGCCCAATATTCCGGACAATATCGAGCTCGGTATCGAAATGCACTACGACTCCGAGGTCAATGATAAAAACGCCGCCGCTGTCGCTGATGCGCTGGTGGACAACAAGTTGTATCTGGCGATGATAACCCCGGGCGCGCACAGTCATTTCGCCTACGGCGGTATCGCTTCGCTCGACCCCAGTGAGCGCAAAGCAGCAGAAGAGCTGGGTACAAAAACAGTAGATTTGGCATACGGTACTTTGAAAAAGGCATGGCACCCGGACATCAAAAAGGCGCCGGCATTTGTAATCTGGAACGGCTCATTCGGATACGACATCGCTACGGTAGGCATCAGGCAGATGTATCAAAACCTCAAGGAAAGTGTTGCCGGCCTGTGCAAATACGAACAGAAAAAGGGCGGTAACCTTCACATAGGTTTCGAACCCAAGCCCAATGAGGGACATCCCGCGATGCTGATTCCTACAGTGGCAAGCGCGATAGCGTTCTGGAGGAAAATAGAAAAGGAGTTCGGCGTCTCCGTAGAGAAAAAAGGCGTGAACAAGGAGTTCGGCCATTCGGAAATGATTGGTCTCGACCACGTTTACGACACCGTCGAGGAATTGGACAACGGTATGATGGTGCATATGCATCTGAACAGCCAGGGTTACAACGACGGCATAATTCTCGGCGGCCCAGGCAAGTATGATATCGATAACGGCGCCAGAATAAATGGTTTTAATATCGCCATTGCCGGGCTTCTCCAGCAGGCCGGCTTCAATCGCTGGATGGGCCACGATATGCAGACCCGCGCCTATGACAATACCAAACAGGGAATCGACAGAGTAATTAGAAGCTTATTGAGCTGGGAAGCCTGCGAGAAAGCTGCGAAAGAGCTTGACACGAAGGCCTTGATGGCTGCTCTTGCCCAGCGAGAAACCGCCAAAGCCGAAGATATGATGCGCGGCGCGGTGGTAAACGCCCAGAAGCATTTTGACAATATGTATAAGTAA
- a CDS encoding FGGY family carbohydrate kinase, whose translation MTLLLGYDVGSSSIKATLMNAETGEALAAATSPKKEMEIIAKKFGWAEQNPSMWWEHVVKATQMIKSQTDFNAADVKAIGISYQMHGLVIVGKNKEVLRPSIIWCDGRAVQLAKKAAAEIGEKKCLETMLNLPGNFTASKLKWVMENEPDIYSKVYKMMLPGDYVAMKMTGEIKTTFSGLSEGIIWDYKEHKLAKLLLDYYGISEDLIAEAVPTFSVQGELAKAAADELGLKAGTKISYRAGDQPNNALSLNVLNPGEIAATAGTSGVVYGITEKSDYDSKSRVNAFIHVTHTQQKPRYGVLLCVSGTGILNSWLKHNATDGLDYPKMDELAGGVKVGSDGLVVLPYGNGAERTLENKDPGASIHGLNFNLHSRAHLLRAAQEGIVFALNYGVGIMRRVGVDAKTVRAGHANMFLSPIFSEAFATITGSVVELYNTDGSQGAARGAGIGAGIYKSPEAAFAGLKPVKKIEPNNKLSEAYKQAYEKWELVLKHQMERSS comes from the coding sequence ATGACGTTATTATTAGGATACGATGTCGGCAGCTCCTCGATTAAAGCCACGTTGATGAATGCTGAAACGGGGGAAGCCCTGGCGGCGGCAACTTCGCCAAAGAAAGAAATGGAAATCATCGCCAAGAAGTTCGGCTGGGCCGAGCAAAACCCGAGTATGTGGTGGGAGCACGTCGTCAAGGCGACACAGATGATTAAATCCCAGACCGATTTCAATGCGGCTGATGTTAAGGCAATCGGGATTTCATATCAAATGCACGGATTGGTCATCGTGGGCAAAAATAAAGAGGTGCTCAGGCCGTCGATAATCTGGTGTGACGGCAGGGCCGTGCAGCTCGCTAAAAAAGCGGCAGCGGAAATCGGAGAGAAAAAGTGCCTCGAGACTATGCTTAACCTGCCCGGCAATTTTACCGCCTCGAAATTAAAATGGGTTATGGAAAATGAGCCGGATATTTATTCCAAAGTTTACAAAATGATGCTGCCCGGCGACTATGTCGCGATGAAAATGACAGGCGAAATAAAGACGACTTTCTCCGGCCTGTCCGAAGGGATAATATGGGATTATAAGGAACATAAACTTGCCAAACTTCTGCTGGACTACTATGGAATTTCAGAAGATTTGATTGCCGAGGCGGTGCCGACTTTCTCCGTGCAGGGCGAGTTGGCGAAAGCTGCCGCCGATGAGCTTGGATTAAAAGCAGGCACCAAAATATCGTATCGGGCGGGCGACCAGCCGAATAACGCGTTATCGCTGAACGTCCTCAACCCAGGCGAGATAGCGGCAACCGCGGGCACCTCCGGCGTGGTTTATGGAATCACCGAAAAAAGCGATTACGACAGCAAGTCGAGAGTCAATGCCTTTATTCACGTTACTCACACCCAGCAAAAACCAAGATATGGCGTACTATTGTGCGTCAGCGGCACAGGAATCCTGAATAGCTGGCTAAAACATAATGCAACCGATGGATTGGATTACCCGAAAATGGATGAATTGGCCGGCGGCGTTAAAGTTGGAAGCGATGGACTTGTGGTCCTGCCATACGGAAACGGGGCTGAAAGGACGCTGGAAAACAAAGACCCGGGCGCATCTATTCACGGCCTGAACTTTAACCTCCACAGCAGGGCACATCTTTTGAGGGCGGCACAGGAAGGAATTGTCTTTGCTTTGAACTATGGTGTTGGTATAATGCGTCGGGTCGGCGTCGATGCAAAAACTGTCAGGGCAGGTCACGCAAATATGTTCCTCAGCCCCATTTTTTCAGAGGCCTTTGCGACCATTACCGGATCAGTTGTGGAACTTTACAATACTGACGGTTCGCAGGGCGCCGCCAGAGGTGCTGGAATAGGCGCTGGTATTTATAAGAGTCCGGAGGCCGCTTTTGCAGGGCTTAAACCGGTTAAGAAAATTGAACCAAACAATAAATTATCAGAAGCGTATAAACAGGCTTACGAGAAATGGGAGCTTGTTTTGAAACATCAAATGGAAAGGAGCAGTTAA
- a CDS encoding UDPGP type 1 family protein, whose translation MNNKEVFEKTEKLLKKHNQGHLLAFWEQINPVQRQNLLAQIERLDFSEIDQWVAKYIKNPASAVESTDFTPAPFYSFTPAGQKQERNYSKAKELGGKLISAGKVAAFVVAGGQGTRLGFDGPKGNFPITPVKNKTLFEIFAEMLAAASERYRTACPWYIMASPMNCAEIKKIFRSNDYYGLNEKDVFIFQQDTLPSFNFDGEILLAEKDTIACAPDGHGGSLKALYKSGAVEDMKRRGVEFISYFQVDNPLINIFDPLFIGLHALDKAEMSSKAVIKTMPKEKVGNFALVDGRVTVIEYSDLPDELAGKRNPDGSLVFGLGSIAIHIINRDFVEKLNAGGFALPLHKAVKEIPHIDRQGNFVEPDRPNGVKLESFVFDALSLASKSIILETLRSEEFAPVKNDAGVDSVESAREMIVARSAAWLESAGVAVPRKPNGEADCLIEIAPSFALEKDDIKTKLSKIPEIKPMDRVYLA comes from the coding sequence ATGAATAACAAGGAAGTTTTTGAAAAAACAGAGAAACTGCTGAAAAAGCACAACCAGGGCCATCTTTTGGCGTTTTGGGAGCAGATAAACCCGGTCCAGAGGCAGAATTTGCTTGCGCAAATTGAGAGGCTCGATTTTTCGGAAATAGACCAATGGGTGGCTAAATACATTAAAAACCCTGCTTCTGCTGTCGAATCTACGGATTTTACCCCCGCCCCATTTTATAGTTTCACTCCGGCTGGCCAAAAGCAGGAACGTAACTATAGCAAAGCCAAAGAATTAGGTGGAAAGTTGATATCGGCCGGCAAGGTCGCTGCCTTTGTCGTTGCAGGTGGTCAGGGAACAAGACTCGGATTTGACGGACCAAAGGGAAATTTTCCCATCACCCCTGTTAAAAACAAAACGCTGTTCGAAATCTTCGCCGAGATGCTCGCCGCCGCTTCGGAAAGATACCGAACCGCCTGCCCCTGGTATATTATGGCCAGCCCGATGAACTGCGCCGAGATTAAAAAAATCTTTCGTTCAAATGATTATTACGGCTTGAACGAGAAAGATGTCTTTATATTTCAGCAGGACACGTTGCCAAGTTTTAATTTCGACGGCGAAATCCTCCTGGCTGAAAAGGATACTATTGCCTGCGCACCTGACGGGCATGGCGGAAGCTTGAAAGCGCTTTATAAAAGCGGGGCTGTCGAGGATATGAAAAGACGCGGCGTAGAGTTCATAAGCTATTTCCAGGTCGATAATCCCCTCATAAATATTTTCGACCCGCTTTTTATTGGCCTGCATGCCCTCGACAAGGCCGAGATGTCCTCAAAGGCGGTGATAAAAACCATGCCGAAAGAGAAGGTGGGCAACTTCGCTTTGGTTGACGGCAGGGTAACTGTCATCGAATATAGCGATTTACCCGACGAGCTCGCGGGAAAACGGAACCCCGATGGCTCTTTGGTCTTCGGACTCGGCAGTATCGCCATCCATATTATCAATCGCGATTTCGTTGAAAAGCTCAATGCAGGCGGTTTTGCCTTGCCCCTGCACAAGGCCGTAAAGGAAATTCCGCATATCGACCGGCAGGGGAATTTTGTTGAACCTGATAGGCCAAATGGTGTAAAATTGGAAAGCTTTGTTTTTGATGCCTTGTCTCTGGCCTCAAAGTCGATAATTTTAGAGACCCTGCGAAGTGAGGAGTTTGCTCCTGTCAAGAACGACGCCGGCGTTGACAGTGTCGAAAGTGCCAGAGAAATGATTGTGGCCCGTAGTGCCGCCTGGCTCGAATCGGCAGGCGTAGCTGTTCCAAGAAAGCCAAATGGCGAGGCTGATTGTCTTATCGAGATTGCGCCGAGTTTCGCATTGGAAAAAGATGACATTAAAACGAAGCTGAGTAAAATACCCGAAATTAAACCGATGGACAGGGTTTACCTGGCCTGA
- a CDS encoding type II secretion system protein yields MKKKGFTLVELLVVIGIIAVLMGILLPALSAVRRTAQRVVCGSNLAGIGKAMLLYANEYNGDFPRAGAVTEFWGDAGVIDLWLDQEGAQYGGDMGVTITASLYLLVKYADVTPAQFNCKGDGGNREFKLSDVKDTLPEAVDDVTDAWDFGGQNDYATGDYWPGNYNSYAYQHPYYNDTITPAMSFPLRADSSPACPTAADRNPYWDRNATSYIGGSACIGDDAGPDCEDGYKDDLKTGNSASHQRDGQNVLYVDTHVRFERFPNVGIGKDNIWKTWDTQEIPDTPDKECGETPECNEDGGTDGSHAPKHEEDAFLVSETNAR; encoded by the coding sequence ATGAAAAAGAAAGGTTTTACATTAGTTGAGCTGCTGGTCGTTATCGGCATTATAGCAGTGCTGATGGGCATTCTGCTGCCCGCTCTTAGTGCGGTGAGACGAACCGCCCAACGAGTGGTCTGCGGATCGAACCTCGCCGGTATTGGCAAGGCCATGCTGCTCTACGCCAACGAGTACAACGGAGATTTTCCGCGTGCAGGCGCTGTAACCGAGTTCTGGGGCGACGCCGGAGTAATAGACTTATGGCTCGACCAAGAGGGTGCCCAGTATGGCGGAGATATGGGAGTAACCATTACAGCCAGCCTTTATCTTTTGGTAAAGTATGCGGATGTGACACCAGCCCAGTTTAACTGCAAGGGCGACGGTGGAAACAGAGAGTTTAAACTTTCTGACGTTAAAGATACTCTGCCTGAGGCTGTTGATGATGTTACCGATGCCTGGGACTTCGGCGGACAGAATGATTATGCCACCGGCGACTACTGGCCGGGCAATTATAACAGCTATGCTTATCAACACCCCTATTACAACGATACTATCACCCCCGCCATGTCATTTCCACTTCGTGCGGATAGTAGCCCAGCCTGCCCCACGGCCGCAGACAGGAATCCTTACTGGGACAGGAATGCTACTTCTTATATTGGCGGCAGTGCTTGTATAGGAGATGATGCAGGACCAGACTGCGAAGACGGATACAAAGATGATTTAAAGACGGGTAATTCGGCGAGTCACCAACGGGATGGGCAAAATGTCCTGTATGTTGACACCCACGTCAGGTTTGAGAGATTTCCTAATGTCGGCATCGGCAAGGACAATATCTGGAAAACCTGGGATACTCAGGAAATTCCCGATACTCCCGATAAAGAGTGCGGTGAAACACCTGAATGCAACGAAGATGGCGGCACAGATGGATCTCATGCACCAAAGCATGAAGAAGATGCGTTCCTCGTGAGTGAGACTAACGCTAGATAA
- a CDS encoding aconitate hydratase, whose protein sequence is MGQTLVYKILASHLVEGKIANGEEIGIRINQTLTQDATGTTAFLLFESMGAGRVKTQLSVSYIDHNTAGFGPENHNDHLYLQTIAAKAGVYHSRAGNGICHQVHLERFAKPGATLLGSDSHTPTAGGIGALAIGAGGLDVAVAMGGGPFYLTCPKVLGVKLTGKLADWVAAKDVIFKLLSELSTKGNVGWVVEYFGEGAAGLTVPQRATITNMGAELGVTTSIFGSDEQTRKFLAAQKREEDYQPMAADDDAEYDRIIEIDLGELEPMASCPSSPDNVKAVAEIAGVQTGQIIIGSCTNSSFADLMMVAKVLKGRRINNMVEFAIAPGSREVLGMLAENGAMAETISAGARVLESGCGPCIGQGLSPANELVSLRTFNRNFSGRSGTAGDKVYLVSPETAVASVLTGRITDPRELPKLFGIEYPKIEPPAEFAINDNMIEAPLNEKEAAKAEVIRGPTIVVPEAPTPLPQKLQGQVLIKCGDKITTDHIMPAGRFLKMRSNVPEYAKVVFHYLNEKGEATFAEKALELKKKGTASIIVAGESYGQGSSREHAALCPMYLGVRAVIAKSIERIHKANLINFCIVPIVFDEPGDYERVKPGDRLQIDDLLEAIKSSDDVVIVDKTSSFEFTGGLELSERDRRILLSAGLLNYTRNKA, encoded by the coding sequence TTGGGGCAGACACTTGTCTATAAGATATTAGCCAGTCATTTGGTCGAAGGCAAAATCGCCAACGGCGAGGAAATAGGCATACGGATTAACCAGACGCTAACGCAGGACGCTACGGGAACGACGGCGTTTCTACTGTTCGAATCAATGGGGGCAGGCAGAGTTAAAACGCAGCTTTCGGTAAGCTATATCGACCACAATACAGCGGGGTTCGGCCCTGAAAACCATAACGACCATCTATACCTGCAAACGATAGCAGCTAAGGCAGGGGTTTACCATTCGCGGGCAGGAAACGGCATCTGTCATCAGGTCCATTTGGAACGATTCGCTAAGCCGGGCGCGACGCTATTGGGAAGCGATTCGCATACGCCTACGGCGGGCGGGATAGGCGCGCTTGCCATCGGGGCAGGCGGGCTGGACGTGGCGGTGGCTATGGGAGGCGGGCCTTTCTATCTTACCTGTCCGAAGGTGCTCGGGGTAAAGCTTACGGGAAAACTGGCAGACTGGGTGGCGGCGAAGGACGTGATATTTAAGCTGTTGAGTGAACTTTCGACAAAAGGCAATGTCGGGTGGGTAGTCGAATATTTCGGGGAAGGGGCTGCGGGATTGACTGTACCGCAACGCGCGACGATAACAAATATGGGGGCGGAGCTTGGCGTGACGACGAGCATATTCGGCAGCGACGAGCAGACGAGGAAATTTTTAGCGGCCCAGAAACGGGAAGAAGATTATCAGCCGATGGCGGCGGACGACGATGCCGAGTATGACCGGATTATCGAGATAGATTTGGGCGAGCTTGAGCCGATGGCATCGTGTCCATCTTCGCCGGACAACGTAAAGGCCGTCGCGGAAATCGCGGGGGTGCAGACGGGACAAATTATAATAGGCAGCTGTACGAACTCGAGCTTTGCCGACTTGATGATGGTCGCAAAGGTGTTAAAGGGCAGACGCATAAACAATATGGTCGAGTTCGCAATAGCACCCGGCAGCAGAGAAGTATTGGGTATGCTGGCGGAGAATGGGGCGATGGCGGAGACTATTTCGGCGGGCGCGCGAGTTCTGGAATCGGGGTGCGGGCCCTGCATCGGCCAGGGGCTTTCGCCGGCCAACGAATTGGTAAGCCTGAGGACATTCAACAGGAACTTTTCGGGGCGAAGCGGAACAGCAGGCGATAAGGTTTATTTAGTCAGTCCGGAAACGGCGGTCGCTTCGGTGCTGACGGGGCGAATCACCGACCCGCGGGAGCTGCCGAAACTATTCGGGATAGAATATCCGAAGATAGAGCCGCCGGCGGAATTCGCGATTAACGATAATATGATAGAGGCGCCGCTGAACGAAAAAGAGGCAGCTAAGGCGGAGGTCATACGCGGGCCGACGATAGTCGTGCCGGAGGCGCCAACACCTCTGCCGCAAAAGCTCCAAGGGCAGGTCCTGATTAAATGCGGGGACAAGATAACAACCGACCATATTATGCCTGCGGGGCGTTTTCTGAAGATGCGGTCGAACGTGCCAGAGTATGCAAAAGTTGTTTTCCACTATCTCAACGAAAAAGGCGAAGCGACATTTGCCGAGAAAGCTTTGGAATTAAAGAAAAAGGGGACAGCAAGCATTATCGTAGCAGGGGAAAGTTACGGGCAGGGGTCATCGCGAGAGCACGCTGCGCTTTGCCCGATGTATTTAGGCGTGCGAGCCGTGATAGCCAAGAGTATCGAGCGAATCCACAAGGCGAACCTGATAAATTTCTGCATCGTGCCGATAGTATTTGACGAGCCTGGTGATTACGAAAGAGTCAAACCCGGCGATCGGCTGCAAATCGACGACCTGTTAGAAGCGATAAAAAGCAGCGATGACGTTGTGATTGTCGATAAGACAAGCTCGTTCGAATTTACCGGCGGGCTGGAACTTTCCGAGCGGGACAGAAGGATTTTGCTGTCGGCGGGATTACTAAACTATACCCGCAATAAGGCATGA